The Montipora foliosa isolate CH-2021 chromosome 1, ASM3666993v2, whole genome shotgun sequence DNA segment GCCCGTGGTAACCGAAATCGTAGAATTCTCGCTTAAGATCTTCGCTGCATTTACAAGTTTCCGATACCATGTCTCGTATACCGATGTAAAGATCGCCTAAATGCTCGCTGAGTGTTTTTAAGATACCTAATTTGACTGGGGTTTTCAACTGATCTTGTTTTACCTCTGGTACCTCTAAGCTTGAAGTTACGTATGTTTTAAGGTCACGGATGTACTTTTGTAATTTTGCGCTGATGCGACGCTCTCGAGCTTCCTCGTCGGTTTCCTTCGAAAGTTTATGCTCCAGATCCTGAGAGAAGAATGATTCAAATAAAAATTGGTTATTTAGGTGGATCATTGCTTCAATGTAGAAATCTGGAAATATATATACTTGTCTATTGAATTAACTGAGAAACACTTTTTTTGGGTCaaataacaaaggaaactgGTGTCCCGTTAAGGCAAGAAAATTAGAAGCCCGATACACATTTACCTCTATTTCCTGCTTTTCACTATCCTGCAATTCGTTATTTCTTGCTCTCAGCCTCGACACCATTGTTGTAAAGAATAGGTGGGAAAAGCCTTTACGCTAAATTTTAAACCatttaaatgcaaaaaatatgGCGCTCACGTGctccgcaaaaaaaaataaatcttctTATGTTAGCTTTGTACAACGCCTTGACAAATGTCTTAACGCGGGAACTCGTCAAGGGGAGCTTCTATCACCCATACTTGCCTATCCCGAGTATACTTATTAATAGAATCTTCCCTTGGGAGATTAAGCacacccactgttgtaaaagccaattgAAACAAAGCTAGCTCAGCGTCATCGGAAATACGATActgttcgcgggaaaaacctgttcctaaaaataaatttactcgggaaagggttgactcaaggaattaatCTAGATACAGTTTCCCCTTGGTGAGCTTCTGGTTTCCGACATAAACAGAATGTCTCTCAGGAGATTAGAGTGTCCTACATGTCATAATGGCATAAAAATGTGTTTTATTCCGGTaactttcctcttcctttccAGGATTTGCTCCATATCAGTAGTTACCAGGCAAGAAATTAGCCAAAGTCAAATAAGTTTCTTTTGTAATTAGGTCATGTTGTAGCACACCCATTTTAAGTCAAGATGCCTGCTTCGAAATTCCGAGTAACTTGTCTAGCATAAACCCGgtgatttccttttttcaacCCAATTCCTCGTTGCGTCGAATTTGGGTTAAAGACATTTCCGCAAGATTGCAATGAACAATCTAAAGCTCCAACTTTAAAACGTGCGCTTCTGTCCTTTTTGGTGTTCTCGGCTGCACTTTGAATGAACTGGCTCAACTATTTCAGGCGCTATTTTTACGTAACCAGCAAGAGAAGCtggtattttactctgactCGCTGTCCCTTACCTCTTCCTCCAATTCCTTATTCTTGTTCTTCATTTTGTCGACCTACGCAATACAAAAACAAGACAGACGAAAGTTTTCACGTTCGTGATTCCATACacactttaaggacgttcgaaGGTTGGTGGTAGAACTGTGACGAACGGGTATTCTTGAATCTAGCAGAACATGCAGCTGAAAGATGCCTCGCGCTTGAGTCTTCCAACCAAATTCCTCGACTTGCGTCGAATTTGGGTTGAAAACGTTTTCGCAAGGTTGCAATGACCAATTTAAACTTCCAACTTTAAAGCTTGCGCTTCCGTCCTATTTAGTGCTCTCGGCTACAATTTGAATGAACTGCCTCAACTATTTTAGGCGCTATTTTTGCGTAACCACAAATAGAAGCTAGTACTTTACTCGGACTCGCTGTCCCCTACCTCCTCCTCTAATTCCTTAATTTTGGAGACCTACGAAATACAAAGAGAAGACAGACATAAGTTTTGCCGTTCATGATTCCATATAAAATAAGTCGTCCTTTAAAATAGGCTGCATTTAATGAagactttaaggacgttcgagGTTTGGTGACAGAACTTTGACgaacgggtattctagaatctagcaGAACAACCGAAAGATGCCCCGCGCTTGAGTCTGGCTGTCCTGCATGGTTAGTCAAAATTCATGATACTTGCTAAGTTTGAAAGATAGGCTGCATAAGCACAAGACTTTCTCCGAATATCCACATACTGCCAACACGAAGTCACTGGCATTGAAACGTTCCCGCATTTTGTGGCTCAATTggtggtttgcatctgacgtcacggcgaccATGTTTGTGTACACAACAATGGAgtgaaatgtcttttgggaatttgactctattaatatgcaaaacttgtggggccattttctattgttttttacaccaacatggccgtctcattaCGTGAataaaaaccaagaatagagcTTTTtgatctgacgtcacggcatccatgttggtgtacagaacaatgcagtgaaatgtcttttgggaattgcaATCTATTAAATGCAAAACTtctggggccattttctattgttttgtacaccaacatggccgtctcatctcgtgaatgaaaaccaagaatagagcgttttcatctgacgtcacggcatccatgttggtgtacagaacaatgcagtgaaatgtcttttgggaattggactctattattatgcaaaacttgtggggccattttttattgttttgtacaccaacatggccgtctcatcacgtggatgcaaaccaagaatcaGTTGTAGAATGTAAGAAGCAATTACATATTCAGTAAAAAAGTCAACTGAATATTTACGCACTATTTCATAATTAGTGGCTCGATACATTTTTACCTCCACTTCGTGCTTTTCACCATCCTgcaatttcttatttattgctCTCAGCTTCGACACCTTTTTGTAAACAATATACGCTTCAGCTTTTGAAATGTAATGACAGGTGTTCACATACCTCGCGAAAAAAACACCTTTCATATAAGTTAGTATTGCGTTGACAAATCACGGTGTTTTCGACATGAACAAAAGCCTTCGTCTTTAAAGATCATTACAAGGATTCAGCATTGCTTTTCACGGCAAATGGTTGTATTATATCTTTTCTCTTTGTTTCGAGGACTTGCTCAATATCAGCAGTTAAGAGGCAAGAAAAAAGCCAAAGTCAaccaattttgttttgtaattagGTCAAGTTTTTGTAGCATACCCGGTCTAACTCAAGATGTAGATCACCACGGTTATAAAAGTTTTAGTTGATCTAGACTGGCCTTCTTCCAAGTAATTTGTCTGGTACAAGGGCggtgatttccttttctttcaaccCAATTATTCGTTGCGTCGAATTTGGGTTAAAAACGTTTTCGCAAGGTTGCAATGAACAATTCAAAGCTCCAACTTTAAGGCTTGCACATCTGTCCTATTTAGTGCTCTCGTCTACACTTTGAATGAACTGCCTCAACTATTTCAGGCGCTATTTTTACGTAACCACAAATAGAAGCCACCATTTTACACTGACTCGCTATTCCTTACCTCTTCCTCCAATTCCTTATTCTTGGTCTTCATTTTGGAGACCTACGCAATATAAAAGAGGACAGACGTAAGTTTTGACGTTCATGATTCGATATAAATTAGCTCTGCCTTTAAAATAGGCTGCATTAAATGAACTCTTTAAAGACGTTCGAAGTTTGGTGGCAGAACTTTGACAAACCCCGAAAAGTGAatgggtattctagaatctagccgAACAAGCGATAGATGCCTCGCCCCTTGAGTCAGGCTGTCCTGCCTGGTCAGTCAATATTCATGATACCTGCTAAGTTTAAAGAATAGGCTGCATAAGCGTATGTCTTTCCCCAAAAAACCACGTACTGCCAACATAAACTCCCTGGCATTGAAAACTTCTCGTTTTGTATGGCTTAATCAGTTGTAAAATGTAAGAAGCAATTACATATTCATTTAACAAGTCAACTGAAAATTTACGCATTATTTCATAATTAGATACGCAATACATATTTACCTCCACGTCCTGCTTTTCACCATCCTGCAATTCCTTATTTATTGCTCTCAGCTTCGACACCTTTTTGTAAAGAATATACGCGTCAGCTTTTGAAATGTAATGACAGGTGTTCACATACCTCGCGAAAAAAACACCTTTCATATAAGTTAGTATTGCATTGACAAATCACGGTGTTTTCGACATGAACAAAAGCCCCCGTCTTTAAAGATCATTACAAGGATTCAGCATTGCTTTTCACGGCAAATGGTTGTATTATACCTTTTCTCTTTGTTTCGAGGACTTGCTCGATATCAGCAGTTAAGAGGCAAGAAAAAAGCCAAAGTCAaccaattttgttttgtaattagGTCAAGTTTTTGTAGCATACCCGGTCTAACTCAAGATGTAGATCATCACGGTTATAAAAGTTTTAGTTGATCTAGACTGGCCTTCTTCCAAGTAATTTGTCTGGTACAAGGGCggtgatttccttttctttcaaccCAATTCTTCGTTGCGTCGAATTTGGGTTGAAAACGTTTTCGCAAGGTTGCAATGAACAATTCAAAGCTCCAACTTTAAGGCTTGCGCATCTGTCCTATTTAGTGCTCTCGTCTACACTTTGAGTGAACTGCCTCAACTATTTCAGGCGCTATTTTTACGTAACCACAAATAGAAGCCACCATTTTACACTGACTCGCTATTCCTTACCTCTTCCTCCAATTCCTTATTCTTTGTCTTCATTTTGGAGACCTACGCAATATAAAAGAGGACAGACGTAAGTTTTGACGTTCATGATTCGATATAAATTAGCTCTGCCTTTAAAATAGGCTGCATTAAATGAACTCTTTAAAGACGTTCGAAGTTTGGTGGCAGAACTTTGACAAACCCCGAAAAGTgaacgggtattctagaatctagccgAACAAGCGATAGATGCCTCGCCCCTTGAGTCAGGCTGTCCTGCCTGGTCAGTCAATATTCATGATACCTGCTAAGTTTAAAGAATAGGCTGCATAAGCGTATGTCTTTCTCCAAAAAACCACGTACTGCCAACATGAACTCCCTGGCATTGAAAACTTCTCGTTTTGTATGGCTTAATCAGTTGTAAAATGTAAGAAGCAATTACATATTCATTTAACAAGTCAACTGAAAATTTACGCATTATTTCATAATTAGATACGCGATACATATTTACCTCCACTTCCCGCTTTTCACCATCCTGCAATTCCTTATTTATTGCTCTCAGCTTCGACACCTTTATGTAAAGAATAGGTGGGAAATGCGTTGATGCTTCAGCTTTAAACCATTGAAATTTAAAGACTAGCGTTCACATGCTTCGCGTAAAACACATCTTTAATGTAAGCCAGTATCGCATTGTCTGTTGTcttattttgcacattttcattggatatagagagagagagagagagagagagagagagagagagagagagagagagggtcAAATAACAAAATAAGGAAACTAGTGTCCTGTTAAGGCAAGAAAATTAGAAGCGCGATACACATTTGCCTCTATTTCCTGCTTTTCACCATTCTGCAATTGTTTATTTCTTGCTCTCAGCCTCGACACCTTTGTTGTAAAGAATAGGTGGGAAAAGCCTTTACGCTAAATTTTAAACCATTTAAATGCCAAAAATATGGCGCTCACGTGCTTCGCGAAAAAATCCTGTAATGTTAGCTTTGTATAACGCCTTGACAAATGTCTTTACGCGGGAACTCGTCATGGGGAGCTTCTATTTTCCATACTTGCCTTTCCGGAGTATTCTTATTAATAGAACGCTTCCCTTGGGAGATTttgcacgcccactgttgtaaaaggtaatcaaaacaaagctagcTCAGCGTCATCGGAATacgatacttttcgcgggaaaaacctgttcctaaaaataaatttacaagggaaagggttgactcaaggaattaatCTAGATACAGGTGCCCCTTGATAAGCTCCTGGTTTCCGACATAAAAAGAGTGTCTCTCAGGAGATTAGAGTGTCCTACATGTCATAATGGCATGAAACTGTGTTTTATTCAGGTAACTTTCCTCTTTCTTTCGAGGATTTGCTCCATATCAGTAGTTACCAGGCAAGAAATTAGCCAAAGTCAAATAAGATTCTTTTGTAATTAGGTCATGTTATAGCACACCCATTTTAAGTCAAGATGTAGGTCACCAAGTTTTACTTGATCTAGACTGGCCTGCTTCGAAATTCCGAGTAACTTGTCTGGTATAAGCCAggtgatttccttttctttcaaccCAATTCCTCGTTGCGTCGAATTTAGGTTGAAAACGTTTTCGCAAGATTGCAATGAACAATCTAAAGCTCCAACTTTAAAACGTGCGCTTCTGTCCCTTTTAGTGCTCTCGGCTGCACTTTGAATGAACTGCCTCAACTATTTCAGGCGCTATTTTTACGTAACCACAAATAGAAGCTACTATTTTACTCTGACTCGCTGTCCCTTACCTCCTCCTCCAATTCCTTATTCTTGTTCTTTATTATGTCGACCTACGCAATACAAAAACAAGACAGACGTTCGTGATTCCATACacactttaaggacgttcgaaGGTTGGTGGTAGAACTGTGACGAACGGGTATTCTTGAATCTAGCAGAACATGCAGCTGAAAGATGCCTCGCGCTTGAGTCTTCCAACCAAATTCCTCGACTTGCGTCGAATTTGGGTTGAAAACGTTTTCGCAAGGTTGCAATGACCACCAATTTAAACCTCCAACTTTAAAGCTTGCGCTTCCGTCCTATTTAGTGCTCTCGGCTACAATTTGAATGAACTGCCTCAACTATTTTAGGCGCTATTTTTGCGTAACCACAAATAGAAGCTAGTACTTTACTCGGACTCGCTGTCCCTTACCTCCTCCTCTAATTCCTTAATTTTGGAGACCTACGAAATACAAAGAGAAGACAGACATAAGTTTTGCCGTTCATGATTCCATATAAAATAAGTCGTCCTTTAAAATAGGCTGCATTAAATGAagactttaaggacgttcgagGTTTGGTGACAGAACTTTGACgaacgggtattctagaatctagcaGAACAACCGAAAGATGCCCCGCGCTTGAGTCTGGCTGTCCTGCCTGGTTAGTCAATATTCATGATACTTGCTAAGTTTGAAAGATAGGCCTAGGCTGCATAAGCACAAGACTTTCTCCGAATATCCACGTACTGCCAACACGAAGTCACTGGCATTGAAAAGTTCCCGCATTTTGTGGCTCCATTGggggtttgcatctgacgtcacggcgaccatgtttgtgtacaaaacaatggagtgaaatgtcttttgggaatttgactctattattattaaaaacttgtggggccattttctattgttttgtacaccaacatggccgtctcatctcgtggatgcaaaccaagaatcaGTTGTAGAATGTAAGAAGCAATTACATATTCAGTAAAAAAGTCAACTGAATATTTACGCACTATTTCATAATTAGTGGCTCGATACATTTTTACCTCCACTTCCTGCTTTTCACCATCCTgcaatttcttatttattgctCTCAGCTTCGACACCTTTTTGTAAAGAATATACGCTTCAGCTTTTGAAATGTAATGACAGGTGTTCACATACCTCGCGAAAAAAACACCTTTCATATAAGTTAGTATTGCATTGACAAATCACGGTGTTTTCGACATGAACAAAAGCCTTCGTCTTTAAAGATCATTACAAGGATTCAGCATTGCTTTTCACGGCAAATGGTTGTATTATACCTTTTCTCTTTGTTTCGAGGACTTGCTCGATATCAGCAGTTAAGAGGCAAGAAAAAAGCCAAAGTCAaccaattttgttttgtaattagGTCAAGTTTTTGTAGCATACCCGGTCTAACTCAAGATGTAGATCACCACGGTTATAAAAGTTTTAGTTGATCTAGACTGGCCTTCTTCCAAGTAATTTGTCTGGTACAAGGGCggtgatttccttttctttcaaccCAATTCTTCGTTGCGTCGAATTTGGGTTGAAAACGTTTTCGCAAGGTTGCAATGAACAATTCAAAGCTCCAACTTTAAGGCTTGCGCATCTGTCCTATTTAGTGCTCTCGTCTACACTTTGAATGAACTGCCTCAACTATTTCAGGCGCTATTTTTACGTAACCACAAATAGAAGCCACCATTTTACACTGACTCGCTATTCCTTACCTCTTCCTCCAATTCCTTATTCTTTGTCTTCATTTTGGAGACCTACGCAATATAAAAGAGGACAGACGTAAGTTTTGACGTTCATGATTCGATATAAATTAGCTCTGCCTTTAAAATAGGCTGCATTAAATGAACTCTTTAAAGACGTTCGAAGTTTGGTGGCAGAACTTTGACAAACCCCGAAAAGTgaacgggtattctagaatctagccgAACAAGCGATAGATGCCTCGCCCCTTGAGTCAGGCTGTCCTGCCTGGTCAGTCAATATTCATGATACCTGCTAAGTTTAAAGAATAGGCTGCATAAGCGTATGTCTTTCTCCAAAAAACCACGTACTGCCAACATGAACTCCCTGGCATTGAAAACTTCTCGTTTTGTATGGCTTAATCAGTTGTAAAATGTAAGAAGCAATTACATATTCATTTAACAAGTCAACTGAAAATTTACGCATTATTTCATAATTAGATACGCGATACATATTTACCTCCACTTCCTGCTTTTCACCATCCTGCAATTCCTTATTTATTGCTCTCAGCTTCGACACCTTTTTGTAAAGAATAGGTGGGAAATGCGTTGATGCTTCAGCTTTAAACCATTGAAACTTAAAGACTAGCGTTCACATGCTTCGCGTAAAACACATCTTTAATGTAAGCCAGTATCGCATTGTCTGTTGTCTTATTTTGCACGTTTTCATTCgttagagagagagagagagagagagagagagagagagagagagagagagagagagagagagagagagagagagagagagagagagagagggtcAAATAACAAAATAAGGAAACTAGTGTCCTATTAAGGCAAGAAAATTAGCAGCGCGATACACATTTGCCTCTATTTCCTGCTTTTCACCATTCTGCAATTCGTTATTTCTTGCTCTCAGCCTCGACACCTTTGTTGTAAAGAATAGGTGGGAAAAGCCTTTACGCTAAATTTTAAACCATTTAAATGCCAAAAATATGGCGCTCACGTGCTTCGCGAAAAAACCCTGTAATGTTAGCTTTGTATAACGCCTTGACAAATGTCTTTACGCGGGAACTCGTCAAGGGGAGCTTCTATTTCCCATACTTGCCTTTCCCGAGTATTCTTATTAATAGAACGCTTCCCTTGGGAGATtaagcacgcccactgttgtaaaaggtaatcaaaacaaagctagcTCAGCGTCATCGGAATacgatacttttcgcgggaaaaacctgttcctaaaaataaatttacaagggaaagggttgactcaaggaattaatCTAGATACAGGTGCCCCTTGATAAGCTCCTGGTTTCCGACATAAAAAGAGTGTCTCTCAGGAGATTAGAGTGTCCTACATGTCATAATGGCATGAAACTGTGTTTTATTCAGGTAACTTTCCTCTTTCTTTCAAGGATTTGCTCCATATCAGTAGTTACCAGGCAAGAAATTAGCCAAAGTCAAATAAGATTCTTTTGTAATTAGGTCATGTTATAGCACACCCATTTTAAGTCAAGATGTAAGTCACCAAGTTTTACTTGATCTAGACTGGCCTGCTTCGAAATTCCGAGTAACTTGTCTGGTATAAGCCAggtgatttccttttctttcaaccCAATTCCTCGTTGCGTCGAATTTGGGTTGAAAACGTTTTCGCAAGGTTGCAATGAACAATCTAAAGCTCCAACTTTAAAACGTGCGCTTCTGTCCCTTTTAGTGCTCTCGGCTGCACTTTGAATGAACTGCCTCAACTATTTCAGGCGCTATTTTTACGTAACCACAAATAGAAGCTACTAGTTTACTCTGACTCGCTGTCCCTTACCTCCTCTTCCAATTCCTTATTGTTGTGCTTCATTTTGGAGACCTACGCAATACAAAAAGAAGACAGACGTAAAAGTGCGTGATTCCATATAAATTAACTCTACCTTTAAAATAAGCTGTATGAAATGAacactttaaggacgttcgaaGGTTGGTGGTAGAGCTTTGACgaacgggtattctagaatctagcaGAACAGCCGAAAAATAACTCGCGCTTGAGTCTTTCAACCCAATTCCTCGCGTTGCGTCGAATTTAGGTTAAAAACGTTTTCGCAAGGTTGCAATGACCAATTTAAAGCTTGCGCTTCCGCCCTATTTAGTGCTCTCGGCTACTCTTTGAATGAACTGCCTCAACTATTTTAGGCGCTATTTTTGCGTAACCACAAATAGAAGCTAGTACTTTACTCGGACTCGCTGTCCCTTACCTCCTCCTCTAATTCCTTAAATTTGGAGACCtacgaaatataaagaaaagaCAGACATACGTTTTGACGTTCATGATTCCATATAGAATAAGTCGTCCTTTAAAATAGGCTGCATTAAATGAagactttaaggacgttcgagGTTTGGTGACAGAGCTTTGACgaacgggtattctagaatctagcaGAACAACCGAAAGATGCCCCGCGCTTGAGTCTGGCTGTCCTGCCTGGTTAGTCAATATTCATGATACTTGCTAAGTTTGAAAGATAGGCCTAGGCTGCATAAGCACAAGACTTTCTCCGAATATCCACGTACTGCCAACACGAAGTCACTGGCATTGAAAAGTTCCCGCATTTTGTGGCTCCATTggtggtttgcatctgacgtcacggcgaccatgtttgtgtacaaaacaatggagtgaaatgtcttttgggaatttgactctattattattaaaaacttgtggggccattttctattgttttgtacaccaacatggccgtctcatctcgtgaatgaaaaccaagaatagagcgttttcatctgacgtcacggcatccatgttggtgtacagaacaatgcagtcaaatgtcttttgggaattggactctattattatgcaaaacttgtggggccattttttattgttttgtacaccaacatggccgtctcatcacgtggatgcaaaccaagaatcaGTTGTAGAATGTAAGAAGCAATTACATATTCAGTTAAAAAGTCAACTGAATATTTACGCACTATTTCATAATAAGTGGCTCGATACATTTTTACCTCCACTTCCTGCTTTTCACCATCCTgcaatttcttatttattgctCTCAGCTTCGACACCTTTTTGTAAAGAATATACGCTTCAGCTTTTGAAATGTAATGACAGGTGTTCACATACCTCGCGAAAAAAACACCTTTCATATAAGTTAGTATTGCATTGACAAATCACGGTGTTTTCGACATGAACAAAAGCCTTCGTCTTTAAAGATCATTACAAGGATTCAGCATTGCTTTTCACGGCAAATGGTTGTATTATACCTTTTCTCTTTGTTTCGAGGACTTGCTCGATATCAGCAGTTAAGAGGCAAGAAAAAAGCCAAAGTCAaccaattttgttttgtaattagGTCAAGTTTTTGTAGCATACCCGGTCTAACTCAAGATGTAGATCACCACGGTTATAAAAGTTTTAGTTGATCTAGACTGGCCTTCTTCCAAGTAATTTGTCTGGTACAAGGGCggtgatttccttttctttcaaccCAATTCTTCGTTGCGTCGAATTTGGGTTGAAAACGTTTTCGCAAGGTTGCAATGAACAATTCAAAGCTCCAACTTTAAGGCTTGCGCATCTGTCCTATTTAGTGCTCTCGTCTACACTTTGAATGAACTGCCTCAACTATTTCTGGCGCTATTTTTACGTAACCACAAATAGAAGCCACCATTTTACACTGACTCGCTATTCCTTACCTCTTCCTCCAATTCCTTATTCTTTGTCTTCATTTTGGAGACCTACGCAATATAAAAGAGGACAGACGTAAGTTTTGACGTTCATGATTCGATATAAATTAGCTCTGCCTTTAAAATAGGC contains these protein-coding regions:
- the LOC138004498 gene encoding uncharacterized protein PF3D7_1120000-like isoform X7, with translation MTSSGQSAWNPNDPLTEGVIYEKRLADDIGQQWRDLARALGFHHSIIEDIQQEKGNSKECCIEVLVRWLRQNGKGATAGKLVEALTKIGLKNLADRFPIKSSDTNRNSKENGKVRELEDRVSKMENKNIKELEKEVSKMKLNNKELEEEVSKLRAINKELQDGEKQEVEVSKMKTKNKELEEEVSKLRAINKELQDGEKQEVEVSKMKTKNKELEEEVSKLRAINKKLQDGEKQEVEVSKIKELEEEVDIIKNKNKELEEEVSKLRAINKELQDGEKREVEVSKMKTKNKELEEEVSKLRAINKELQDGEKQDVEVSKMKTKNKELEEEVSKLRAINKKLQDGEKHEVEVSKIKELEEEVDKMKNKNKELEEEDLEHKLSKETDEEARERRISAKLQKYIRDLKTYVTSSLEVPEVKQDQLKTPVKLGILKTLSEHLGDLYIGIRDMVSETCKCSEDLKREFYDFGYHGLRADHNELIHRVQDLEDTVEEMNEEEKEELQKLKEFQMNRESLIKELEEKWRALFSPPERLSRTRSFLTIGRGEKSTDNKKVKRNTDPGTRPKQRNIRDKRLQNPKHFSIGRKTLKRLQFGTLHYQRLNES
- the LOC138004498 gene encoding uncharacterized protein isoform X2 — protein: MTSSGQSAWNPNDPLTEGVIYEKRLADDIGQQWRDLARALGFHHSIIEDIQQEKGNSKECCIEVLVRWLRQNGKGATAGKLVEALTKIGLKNLADRFPIKSSDTNRNSKENGKVRELEDRVSKMENKNIKELEKEVSKMKLNNKELEEEVSKLRAINKELQDGEKQEVEVSKMKTKNKELEEEVSKLRAINKKLQDGEKQEVEVSKFKELEEEVSKMKHNNKELEEEVSKLRAINKELQDGEKQEVEVSKMKTKNKELEEEVSKLRAINKKLQDGEKQEVEVSKIKELEEEVDIIKNKNKELEEEVSKLRAINKELQDGEKREVEVSKMKTKNKELEEEVSKLRAINKELQDGEKQDVEVSKMKTKNKELEEEVSKLRAINKKLQDGEKHEVEVSKIKELEEEDLEHKLSKETDEEARERRISAKLQKYIRDLKTYVTSSLEVPEVKQDQLKTPVKLGILKTLSEHLGDLYIGIRDMVSETCKCSEDLKREFYDFGYHGLRADHNELIHRVQDLEDTVEEMNEEEKEELQKLKEFQMNRESLIKELEEKWRALFSPPERLSRTRSFLTIGRGEKSTDNKKVKRNTDPGTRPKQRNIRDKRLQNPKHFSIGRKTLKRLQFGTLHYQRLNES
- the LOC138004498 gene encoding uncharacterized protein isoform X6; this encodes MTSSGQSAWNPNDPLTEGVIYEKRLADDIGQQWRDLARALGFHHSIIEDIQQEKGNSKECCIEVLVRWLRQNGKGATAGKLVEALTKIGLKNLADRFPIKSSDTNRNSKENGKVRELEDRVSKMENKNIKELEKEVSKMKLNNKELEEEVSKLRAINKELQDGEKQEVEVSKMKTKNKELEEEVSKLRAINKKLQDGEKQEVEVSKFKELEEEVSKMKHNNKELEEEVSKLRAINKELQDGEKQEVEVSKMKTKNKELEEEVSKLRAINKELQDGEKREVEVSKMKTKNKELEEEVSKLRAINKELQDGEKQDVEVSKMKTKNKELEEEVSKLRAINKKLQDGEKHEVEVSKIKELEEEVDKMKNKNKELEEEDLEHKLSKETDEEARERRISAKLQKYIRDLKTYVTSSLEVPEVKQDQLKTPVKLGILKTLSEHLGDLYIGIRDMVSETCKCSEDLKREFYDFGYHGLRADHNELIHRVQDLEDTVEEMNEEEKEELQKLKEFQMNRESLIKELEEKWRALFSPPERLSRTRSFLTIGRGEKSTDNKKVKRNTDPGTRPKQRNIRDKRLQNPKHFSIGRKTLKRLQFGTLHYQRLNES
- the LOC138004498 gene encoding uncharacterized protein isoform X3, whose product is MTSSGQSAWNPNDPLTEGVIYEKRLADDIGQQWRDLARALGFHHSIIEDIQQEKGNSKECCIEVLVRWLRQNGKGATAGKLVEALTKIGLKNLADRFPIKSSDTNRNSKENGKVRELEDRVSKMENKNIKELEKEVSKMKLNNKELEEEVSKLRAINKELQDGEKQEVEVSKMKTKNKELEEEVSKLRAINKKLQDGEKQEVEVSKFKELEEEVSKMKHNNKELEEEVSKLRAINKELQDGEKQEVEVSKMKTKNKELEEEVSKLRAINKKLQDGEKQEVEVSKIKELEEEVDIIKNKNKELEEEVSKLRAINKELQDGEKREVEVSKMKTKNKELEEEVSKLRAINKELQDGEKQDVEVSKMKTKNKELEEEVSKIKELEEEVDKMKNKNKELEEEDLEHKLSKETDEEARERRISAKLQKYIRDLKTYVTSSLEVPEVKQDQLKTPVKLGILKTLSEHLGDLYIGIRDMVSETCKCSEDLKREFYDFGYHGLRADHNELIHRVQDLEDTVEEMNEEEKEELQKLKEFQMNRESLIKELEEKWRALFSPPERLSRTRSFLTIGRGEKSTDNKKVKRNTDPGTRPKQRNIRDKRLQNPKHFSIGRKTLKRLQFGTLHYQRLNES
- the LOC138004498 gene encoding uncharacterized protein isoform X1 — translated: MTSSGQSAWNPNDPLTEGVIYEKRLADDIGQQWRDLARALGFHHSIIEDIQQEKGNSKECCIEVLVRWLRQNGKGATAGKLVEALTKIGLKNLADRFPIKSSDTNRNSKENGKVRELEDRVSKMENKNIKELEKEVSKMKLNNKELEEEVSKLRAINKELQDGEKQEVEVSKMKTKNKELEEEVSKLRAINKKLQDGEKQEVEVSKFKELEEEVSKMKHNNKELEEEVSKLRAINKELQDGEKQEVEVSKMKTKNKELEEEVSKLRAINKKLQDGEKQEVEVSKIKELEEEVDIIKNKNKELEEEVSKLRAINKELQDGEKREVEVSKMKTKNKELEEEVSKLRAINKELQDGEKQDVEVSKMKTKNKELEEEVSKLRAINKKLQDGEKHEVEVSKIKELEEEVDKMKNKNKELEEEDLEHKLSKETDEEARERRISAKLQKYIRDLKTYVTSSLEVPEVKQDQLKTPVKLGILKTLSEHLGDLYIGIRDMVSETCKCSEDLKREFYDFGYHGLRADHNELIHRVQDLEDTVEEMNEEEKEELQKLKEFQMNRESLIKELEEKWRALFSPPERLSRTRSFLTIGRGEKSTDNKKVKRNTDPGTRPKQRNIRDKRLQNPKHFSIGRKTLKRLQFGTLHYQRLNES